A window of Polaribacter litorisediminis contains these coding sequences:
- a CDS encoding DUF3467 domain-containing protein has product MEENQNKDGQLNIELDQEIAEGTYSNLAIINHSVSEFIVDFINIMPGVPKAKVKSRIILTPQHAKRLSKALADNVRKFELQNGEIKDYEQPPIPMNFGPTGKA; this is encoded by the coding sequence ATGGAAGAAAATCAAAACAAAGACGGTCAGTTAAATATAGAACTAGATCAGGAAATTGCGGAAGGAACCTATTCTAATTTAGCAATTATTAATCATTCTGTATCAGAATTTATTGTTGATTTTATCAATATTATGCCAGGAGTACCTAAAGCAAAAGTAAAGTCGAGAATTATTTTAACCCCGCAACATGCTAAAAGATTATCAAAAGCATTAGCAGATAACGTTCGAAAGTTTGAACTACAAAATGGAGAAATAAAAGATTACGAACAACCACCAATTCCTATGAACTTTGGGCCTACAGGTAAAGCTTAA
- the rpoC gene encoding DNA-directed RNA polymerase subunit beta' — MARKQEKYTVKKFNKISIGLSSPEAILEISKGEVLKPETINYRTHKPERDGLFCERIFGPVKDYECACGKYKRIRYKGIVCDRCGVEVTEKKVRRDRVGHINLVVPVAHIWYFRSLPNKMGYLLGLPSKKLDMIIYYERYVVIQPGIAKNVEGEPLQKMDFLTEEEYLDIVDEIPQENQYLEDTDPNKFIAKMGAECLIDLLARIDLDSLSFELRHKANTETSKQRKTEALKRLNVVEAFRDSQKNRENKPEWMIMKAVPVIPPELRPLVPLDGGRFATSDLNDLYRRVIIRNNRLKRLVEIKAPEVILRNEKRMLQESVDSLFDNTRKSSAVKTESNRPLKSLSDSLKGKQGRFRQNLLGKRVDYSARSVIVVGPELKLSECGIPKDMAAELYKPFVIRKLIERGIVKTVKSAKKIIDRKEPVVWDILENVIKGHPVLLNRAPTLHRLGIQAFQPKLIEGKAIQLHPLVCTAFNADFDGDQMAVHLPLGPEAILEAQILMLASHSILNPANGAPVTVPSQDMVLGLYYMTKERISTPEVPIKGEGLTFYSPEEVTIAFNEEMVDLNAGIRVRTQDLNEEGEIVTKIIKTTVGRVLFNEVVPPAAGYINEVLTKKNLRGIIGGILKATDIPTTGAFLDEIKNMGYKFAFQGGLSFSLGDIIIPKEKQSMIDTANAEVDIIVGNYNMGMLTQKERYNQVIDVWGSTNNRLTELSMKNLREDQQGFNSVYMMLDSGARGSKEQIRQLTGMRGLMAKPKKSTAGGGEIIENPILSNFKEGLSILEYFISTHGARKGLADTALKTADAGYLTRRLVDVSQDVIVNEEDCGTLRGLDVAPLKKNDEIVESLSDRIEGRISLQNVYHPLTDELLLEANQSITSKLADAVQKSGIDSVEVRSALTCESTKGICAKCYGLSLSTRNKVQIGEAVGVIAAQSIGEPGTQLTLRTFHVGGVAGNISEENKLIAKFDGNVVIEDLRTVEGKDSDGNITDIVISRTAEIKIIDKKTGIIQSTNIIPYGSIIFDKERKTIKKGDAIVQWDPFNGVIVSEFAGKVKFDNLQQGINYSVEVDEQTGFQEKVMTDSKNKKIIASLIIEDKDGNALRSYSLPVGAHLMIDDGQMVESGHTLVKIPRKSGKAGDITGGLPRVTELFEARNPSNPSVVSEIDGVVSFGKIKRGNREIIVESKTGDISKYLVKLSNQILVQENDFIKAGMPLSDGATTPSDILRIKGPSAVQQYLVNEIQEVYRLQGVKINDKHFEVVVRQMMRKVKIIDSGDTLFLENQLIHKADFIQDNDAIYGMKVVENAGDSENLKEGQIISARQLRDENSLLRRNDNNLVEARDAKPATAEQVLQGITRASLQTKSFISAASFQETTKVLNEAAVSGKIDTLEGLKENVIVGKRIPAGTGMRSYENIIVGSKDEMEQGF; from the coding sequence ATGGCAAGAAAACAAGAAAAGTACACTGTAAAAAAGTTTAACAAAATATCGATTGGTTTATCATCACCAGAAGCAATTCTAGAGATTTCTAAAGGTGAAGTTTTAAAACCAGAAACTATAAATTACCGTACGCACAAACCAGAAAGAGATGGTTTATTTTGTGAGCGTATTTTTGGTCCTGTAAAGGATTACGAATGTGCTTGTGGAAAGTATAAAAGAATTCGCTACAAAGGGATCGTTTGTGATCGATGTGGTGTAGAAGTTACCGAGAAGAAAGTACGTAGAGATCGAGTAGGGCACATTAATTTAGTGGTTCCTGTGGCTCATATTTGGTACTTTAGATCATTGCCTAACAAAATGGGATACCTTTTAGGATTACCATCTAAAAAGTTAGACATGATTATTTACTATGAAAGATACGTAGTAATTCAACCTGGTATTGCAAAGAATGTAGAAGGAGAGCCATTGCAAAAAATGGATTTCTTAACTGAAGAAGAATATTTAGATATTGTGGATGAAATTCCACAAGAAAATCAATATTTAGAAGATACAGACCCAAACAAGTTTATCGCTAAAATGGGAGCAGAGTGTTTAATTGATTTATTAGCACGCATCGATTTAGATTCGTTATCTTTTGAATTAAGACACAAAGCAAATACAGAAACTTCTAAACAACGTAAAACGGAAGCTTTAAAGCGTTTAAATGTTGTTGAAGCATTTAGAGACTCTCAAAAAAATAGAGAGAATAAACCAGAGTGGATGATTATGAAGGCTGTTCCAGTAATTCCGCCAGAATTGCGTCCTTTAGTTCCTTTAGATGGTGGTCGTTTTGCAACTTCAGATTTAAATGATTTATATCGAAGAGTTATCATCAGAAACAATCGTTTAAAAAGATTGGTGGAGATAAAAGCTCCTGAAGTTATTTTGCGTAATGAAAAACGTATGTTGCAAGAATCCGTAGATTCTTTATTTGATAACACACGTAAATCATCCGCAGTAAAAACCGAATCTAACAGACCTTTAAAATCGTTATCAGATTCCTTAAAAGGTAAGCAAGGACGTTTCCGTCAGAATTTATTAGGAAAACGTGTAGATTATTCGGCACGTTCGGTAATTGTTGTTGGGCCAGAATTAAAATTATCAGAATGTGGTATCCCAAAAGATATGGCAGCGGAACTTTATAAGCCTTTTGTAATTAGAAAACTAATTGAAAGAGGAATTGTAAAGACCGTTAAATCTGCAAAGAAAATAATTGATAGAAAAGAACCCGTTGTTTGGGATATTTTAGAAAACGTAATTAAAGGACATCCGGTTTTATTAAACAGGGCTCCTACGTTACACAGACTTGGTATACAAGCATTTCAACCAAAATTAATTGAAGGGAAAGCAATACAATTACACCCATTGGTGTGTACTGCCTTTAATGCCGATTTTGATGGAGATCAAATGGCGGTTCACTTACCATTAGGACCAGAAGCTATTTTAGAAGCACAAATATTAATGTTAGCTTCTCATAGTATTTTAAATCCTGCAAATGGTGCGCCCGTAACAGTTCCTTCTCAGGATATGGTACTGGGTTTATATTACATGACCAAAGAAAGAATTTCTACTCCAGAAGTTCCAATTAAAGGAGAAGGTTTAACTTTCTATTCACCAGAAGAAGTAACCATTGCTTTTAACGAAGAAATGGTTGACTTAAACGCTGGTATAAGAGTAAGAACTCAAGATTTAAATGAAGAAGGAGAAATCGTAACCAAAATTATAAAAACTACCGTGGGTAGAGTTTTATTTAATGAAGTTGTTCCTCCTGCTGCAGGTTATATTAATGAAGTTTTAACTAAAAAGAACTTGCGTGGAATTATCGGTGGAATTTTAAAAGCTACAGATATTCCTACAACAGGAGCTTTCTTAGATGAAATAAAAAATATGGGATATAAATTTGCCTTTCAAGGTGGTTTATCGTTCTCATTAGGAGATATTATTATTCCGAAAGAAAAACAATCAATGATTGATACTGCGAATGCAGAAGTAGATATCATTGTAGGAAATTATAATATGGGTATGTTAACGCAAAAAGAGCGTTACAATCAGGTAATTGATGTTTGGGGTTCTACCAACAACAGATTAACTGAATTATCTATGAAGAATTTGCGTGAAGATCAACAAGGATTTAACTCAGTGTATATGATGTTAGATTCTGGAGCAAGGGGATCTAAAGAGCAAATTCGTCAGTTAACAGGGATGCGTGGATTAATGGCAAAGCCTAAAAAATCTACCGCTGGAGGTGGAGAAATTATCGAGAACCCAATTCTTTCTAACTTTAAGGAAGGATTGTCAATTCTTGAATACTTTATCTCTACACACGGTGCGCGTAAAGGATTAGCAGATACCGCTTTAAAAACGGCAGATGCGGGTTATTTAACACGTAGATTGGTGGATGTTTCTCAAGACGTTATTGTTAACGAAGAAGATTGTGGTACTTTAAGAGGTTTAGACGTTGCACCATTGAAGAAAAATGATGAGATTGTAGAATCTTTATCAGATAGAATTGAAGGTAGAATTTCTTTACAAAATGTATATCACCCATTAACAGATGAACTTCTTTTAGAAGCAAATCAATCGATTACTTCTAAATTAGCGGATGCTGTTCAAAAATCAGGAATTGATAGTGTTGAGGTAAGATCTGCTTTAACATGTGAATCTACCAAAGGTATTTGTGCAAAATGTTATGGTTTAAGCTTATCAACTCGTAACAAAGTACAAATTGGTGAAGCAGTTGGTGTCATTGCAGCACAATCTATTGGAGAACCAGGAACGCAGTTAACATTACGTACATTCCACGTTGGTGGGGTTGCTGGTAACATTTCTGAAGAGAATAAGTTAATTGCAAAATTTGATGGAAACGTTGTAATCGAAGATCTACGAACAGTAGAAGGTAAAGATAGCGATGGTAACATCACAGATATTGTAATTTCTAGAACTGCAGAAATTAAAATTATAGATAAGAAAACAGGCATTATTCAAAGTACAAACATTATTCCTTACGGTTCTATTATTTTTGATAAAGAAAGAAAGACCATTAAAAAAGGAGACGCTATTGTTCAATGGGATCCATTTAACGGTGTAATTGTTTCTGAATTCGCAGGAAAAGTGAAGTTTGATAATTTACAGCAAGGTATTAATTACTCTGTAGAAGTAGATGAGCAAACAGGTTTCCAAGAGAAAGTAATGACCGATTCTAAAAATAAGAAAATTATTGCTTCTTTAATTATTGAAGATAAAGACGGTAATGCTTTGCGTTCTTATAGTTTACCTGTAGGGGCACATTTAATGATTGATGATGGACAGATGGTTGAATCTGGTCATACATTGGTTAAAATACCAAGAAAATCTGGGAAAGCAGGAGATATTACTGGAGGTTTACCAAGGGTAACTGAATTGTTTGAAGCACGTAATCCTTCGAATCCATCTGTGGTTTCAGAAATTGATGGTGTAGTTTCTTTCGGTAAAATTAAACGTGGTAATAGAGAAATTATCGTAGAATCTAAAACAGGAGATATTAGCAAGTATTTAGTAAAACTTTCTAATCAGATTTTAGTGCAAGAAAATGACTTTATAAAAGCGGGAATGCCTTTATCAGATGGAGCAACAACTCCTTCAGATATTTTAAGAATTAAAGGACCATCGGCAGTGCAACAATACTTGGTAAATGAAATACAAGAGGTATATCGTTTACAAGGTGTAAAAATTAATGACAAGCATTTTGAAGTTGTAGTGCGTCAAATGATGCGTAAAGTTAAAATTATTGATTCTGGAGATACCTTATTTTTAGAGAATCAATTAATTCATAAAGCTGACTTTATCCAAGATAACGATGCTATTTACGGAATGAAAGTGGTCGAAAATGCTGGAGATTCTGAAAACTTAAAAGAAGGTCAAATTATTTCTGCTCGTCAATTAAGAGATGAAAATTCTTTATTGAGAAGAAATGATAACAACCTGGTGGAGGCTAGAGATGCAAAACCAGCAACCGCAGAGCAAGTTTTACAGGGTATTACCAGAGCATCATTACAAACAAAATCGTTTATTTCTGCAGCTTCTTTCCAAGAAACTACAAAAGTTTTAAATGAGGCTGCCGTAAGTGGTAAAATTGATACTTTAGAAGGTTTAAAAGAAAATGTAATTGTTGGTAAGAGAATTCCGGCAGGTACAGGTATGAGATCTTACGAAAATATCATCGTTGGATCTAAGGATGAAATGGAACAAGGTTTCTAA
- the aroC gene encoding chorismate synthase encodes MSFNSFGNLLKVTTYGESHGTAIGGVIDGFPAGLKIDFDAIQEELNRRKPGQSKIVTQRKEPDTVEFLSGVFEGKSTGTSIGFIIRNTNQKSKDYNHNTNVYRPSHADYTYDQKYGIRDYRGGGRSSARETANWVVAGALAKQLIASIQINAFTSSVGDIFIDKPYQDLDFSKTEENMVRCPDTASAEKMIAKIKEIRKAGDTIGGTITCVAQNMPVGLGEPIFNKLHAELGKAMLSINAVKGFEFGSGFCGAKMKGSEHNDIFNEDGSTKSNLSGGIQGGISNGMDIYFRVAFKPVATIMSSQQTINSENEVTEITGKGRHDPCVVPRAVPIVEAMTALVLADFYLIQKTRKY; translated from the coding sequence ATGTCTTTTAACTCTTTTGGAAACTTATTAAAAGTAACAACTTACGGAGAATCTCACGGAACTGCTATTGGCGGCGTTATTGATGGATTTCCGGCAGGTTTAAAAATTGATTTTGATGCCATTCAAGAGGAATTAAATAGACGCAAACCTGGGCAATCTAAAATTGTTACGCAACGGAAAGAACCCGATACTGTTGAATTTTTATCTGGTGTTTTTGAAGGAAAAAGTACAGGAACTTCGATTGGTTTTATCATTAGAAATACCAATCAGAAAAGTAAAGATTACAATCATAACACCAACGTATACCGACCATCTCATGCAGATTATACCTATGACCAAAAATATGGTATTAGAGATTATAGAGGTGGTGGAAGAAGTTCTGCACGCGAAACGGCAAATTGGGTAGTTGCTGGGGCTTTGGCAAAACAATTAATTGCGAGTATCCAAATTAATGCTTTTACATCTTCTGTTGGCGATATTTTTATAGACAAACCGTATCAAGATTTAGATTTTTCTAAAACAGAAGAGAATATGGTTCGATGTCCAGATACAGCATCCGCAGAAAAAATGATTGCTAAAATAAAAGAAATCAGAAAAGCTGGAGATACTATTGGGGGAACCATAACGTGTGTTGCTCAAAATATGCCCGTTGGTTTGGGCGAGCCAATTTTTAATAAATTACATGCGGAATTAGGCAAAGCCATGCTTTCTATAAATGCTGTAAAAGGTTTTGAATTTGGAAGTGGATTTTGTGGTGCCAAAATGAAAGGTTCTGAACATAATGATATTTTTAACGAAGATGGCTCTACGAAATCAAACTTATCTGGCGGAATTCAAGGTGGCATTAGCAACGGCATGGATATTTATTTTAGAGTAGCCTTTAAACCTGTTGCCACCATTATGAGTTCGCAGCAAACGATTAATTCTGAAAATGAAGTAACAGAAATTACAGGAAAAGGACGTCATGACCCTTGTGTAGTGCCAAGAGCGGTGCCAATTGTTGAAGCAATGACTGCTTTAGTTTTGGCTGATTTTTATCTCATTCAAAAAACCAGAAAATATTAG
- a CDS encoding site-specific integrase, which translates to MKTITAILFYPKRAKVNAKGQCVIYTRITVNGKRIEFSTGRYIDPAKWSSAAGKMKGQSAEARSINKHLDILKTKIIDIQMEFIHSKTPISAKLFKSKVLGEEAKRRMLIPIFEDHNKRIEELVGKEYAPGTLERYKTSLKHTKEFLEWKFKESDIDILKINHAFITDYEFYLRSVRNCSNNTAVKYIKNFGKIVKICLANNWMDRNPFSNYKSKVRTVERVYLTEGEIQKLMDKEFSTERLSLVRDIFLFSCYTGLAYIDVKNLTKSHISIGIDGDKWIFTHRQKTEAASKIPILPVTQMMIDKYEEHPKCIANNSLLPIFSNQKMNAYLKEIAIVCEINKELTFHIARHTFATTVTLSNGVPIESVSKMLGHKNLRTTQHYAKVLDKKVSHDMNILKQKLANTYTLGKSQGIG; encoded by the coding sequence ATGAAAACAATCACAGCAATTCTCTTTTATCCAAAGAGAGCAAAAGTAAATGCTAAAGGACAATGTGTTATTTATACACGCATTACAGTCAACGGAAAACGAATTGAATTTAGTACGGGAAGATACATTGATCCAGCTAAATGGTCCTCAGCTGCAGGTAAAATGAAAGGACAATCTGCAGAAGCTCGTTCAATAAATAAACATCTTGATATCTTAAAAACGAAGATCATCGACATTCAAATGGAGTTTATTCATTCGAAAACTCCTATTTCTGCAAAACTATTTAAAAGCAAAGTTTTAGGAGAAGAAGCAAAACGCCGAATGTTAATTCCAATTTTCGAAGATCATAATAAAAGAATTGAAGAACTAGTAGGAAAAGAATATGCTCCAGGAACACTAGAACGTTATAAGACATCATTAAAGCACACCAAAGAATTTTTAGAATGGAAGTTTAAAGAATCGGATATCGATATTCTAAAAATCAATCATGCGTTTATTACAGATTACGAATTCTATTTAAGATCAGTCAGAAACTGCAGTAACAATACAGCAGTAAAATACATTAAGAATTTCGGTAAAATCGTTAAAATATGTTTGGCCAATAATTGGATGGACAGGAACCCGTTTAGCAATTACAAATCTAAAGTAAGAACTGTAGAGCGTGTCTATTTAACAGAAGGTGAAATTCAAAAACTAATGGATAAAGAATTCTCAACAGAACGTTTGTCTTTAGTAAGAGATATTTTCTTATTCAGTTGTTACACAGGGCTGGCTTACATAGATGTAAAAAACCTAACCAAGTCGCACATCAGTATTGGTATTGATGGCGATAAATGGATTTTCACCCACCGTCAAAAAACAGAAGCAGCATCAAAAATCCCAATTTTACCAGTCACTCAAATGATGATTGATAAATATGAAGAGCATCCAAAATGTATAGCCAATAACTCTTTACTACCAATTTTTAGCAATCAAAAAATGAATGCCTATTTAAAAGAAATTGCGATTGTTTGCGAAATCAATAAAGAACTTACCTTTCATATTGCACGACATACATTTGCAACAACTGTAACTTTGTCAAATGGTGTACCCATAGAAAGTGTCAGCAAAATGCTCGGACATAAAAATCTAAGAACAACGCAACACTATGCCAAGGTTTTGGATAAAAAAGTGAGTCATGATATGAATATTTTAAAACAAAAGTTAGCCAATACATACACTTTAGGTAAAAGTCAAGGTATAGGCTAG
- a CDS encoding heparan-alpha-glucosaminide N-acetyltransferase domain-containing protein yields MNSERLFFIDIIRAFAIIMMLQGHFIYTLLDTGYRDLESIPYAVWSYFRGITAPTFFTISGLIFTYLLLKAKEKGEEKKRMRKGIIRGFFLIFVGYLIRIPFLEWIFGTFDMYFLAVDVLQCIGLSLIFIILLYFLSAKRILLFSFITLILGTFIFVTEPLYRGVNFENIPLIFRNYISKSSGSIFTIIPWFGYVSFGAFLATQFFNHVHQKYFKPIAIGSFILIGSILIFHSSYILCEIAKATNTQLFLDAASYNYLFTRLGNVLLYFAFFYAFENYLKFPLILKIGQKTLSIYVIHFILIYGSFTGIGLKIIGKTLTPWQAVFGASLFITCVCFISFYYVKTNAFLYKNLRGFIDKLRDKSGTG; encoded by the coding sequence TTGAATTCAGAGAGATTATTTTTTATTGATATTATTAGAGCTTTTGCCATTATAATGATGTTACAAGGGCATTTTATATATACGCTTTTAGATACTGGATATCGAGATTTAGAATCAATTCCGTATGCTGTTTGGAGTTATTTTAGAGGGATTACGGCACCAACTTTTTTTACTATTTCGGGATTAATTTTTACCTATTTATTATTGAAAGCCAAAGAAAAAGGAGAAGAAAAAAAAAGAATGCGAAAAGGAATCATTAGAGGATTCTTTTTAATTTTTGTAGGATATTTAATACGAATTCCATTTTTAGAATGGATTTTTGGAACTTTTGATATGTATTTTTTAGCGGTTGATGTGCTGCAATGTATCGGATTAAGTTTAATCTTTATTATTTTACTTTACTTTTTATCGGCAAAAAGAATACTACTTTTTTCATTCATTACCCTAATTTTAGGAACTTTTATCTTTGTTACAGAACCCTTATATCGGGGTGTAAACTTTGAAAATATTCCGCTTATTTTTCGCAATTATATTTCTAAAAGCAGTGGATCTATTTTTACTATTATTCCATGGTTTGGTTATGTTTCTTTCGGCGCTTTTTTAGCCACACAATTTTTTAACCATGTACATCAAAAATACTTTAAACCTATTGCCATAGGTTCTTTTATACTTATTGGCAGTATCTTAATTTTCCATTCTTCCTATATTTTATGTGAAATAGCCAAAGCAACCAACACCCAATTGTTTTTAGATGCCGCAAGTTACAACTACCTCTTTACAAGATTAGGCAATGTTTTGCTCTACTTTGCTTTCTTTTATGCGTTTGAAAACTACCTTAAATTTCCTTTGATTTTAAAAATTGGACAAAAAACATTGTCTATTTATGTAATTCACTTCATCTTGATCTATGGAAGTTTTACTGGTATTGGTTTAAAAATAATTGGCAAAACACTAACACCTTGGCAAGCTGTTTTTGGAGCATCGTTATTTATAACGTGTGTTTGTTTTATTTCATTTTACTATGTAAAAACGAATGCCTTTTTATATAAAAATTTAAGAGGTTTTATCGATAAACTCAGGGATAAAAGTGGTACTGGGTAA
- a CDS encoding NADP-dependent isocitrate dehydrogenase: MNTTQIKQKEVSTIKNNVTKVAVAYGDGIGPEIMTATLRILEAAGANIKAEKIEIGEKVYVSGNSAGIEKSAWETINRNKIILKAPITTPQGKGYKSLNVTLRKSLGLFANVRPVTAYAPYVETNFAGMDVVIVRENEEDLYAGIEHQQTQDVVQCLKLITRPGCEKIVRYAFEYAQAYGRKKVTCMVKDNIMKLTDGLFHTVFKEIAAEYPNIESNSQIIDIGSARLAANPKNYDVIVTSNLYGDIISDIAAEIAGSVGMAGSANIGTNVAMFEAIHGSAPDIAGKKIANPSGLLNAAVMMLSHVGKTKIADTIKNAWLTTLEKGYHTADVFQEAISKELVSTSEFAAKVIENLGNQPTTLPISNLAAGNGEIVIPTYKRKNQKQVLVGVDIFINWKGTDANIIGDALCNIEAFNLKLKMITNRGVKVYPEGMKETYCTDHWRCRFVDINAKIDGEKVYNQVDFEKIIALQSSLHNEGFQIIKTENLYEFDGKRGFSLGQGE, translated from the coding sequence ATGAATACAACACAAATAAAACAAAAAGAAGTAAGTACAATTAAAAATAACGTTACTAAAGTTGCTGTAGCCTATGGCGATGGAATTGGTCCAGAAATTATGACGGCCACTTTACGAATTTTAGAAGCTGCAGGAGCAAATATTAAAGCTGAAAAAATTGAAATTGGCGAAAAAGTATATGTATCGGGCAATTCTGCGGGAATAGAAAAAAGTGCGTGGGAAACCATCAATAGAAATAAAATCATTTTAAAAGCACCCATTACAACACCGCAAGGAAAAGGGTATAAAAGTTTAAATGTAACCTTGCGTAAATCTTTAGGTTTGTTTGCAAATGTGCGTCCTGTAACGGCATATGCACCTTATGTGGAAACGAATTTTGCAGGAATGGATGTTGTGATTGTAAGAGAAAACGAAGAAGATTTATATGCCGGTATAGAGCATCAACAAACGCAAGATGTTGTACAATGTTTAAAATTAATTACGAGACCAGGTTGCGAAAAGATCGTAAGATATGCTTTTGAGTATGCACAAGCTTACGGAAGAAAGAAGGTAACTTGTATGGTAAAAGACAACATTATGAAATTAACTGATGGTTTATTTCATACTGTTTTCAAAGAAATTGCAGCAGAATATCCAAATATTGAAAGTAATTCTCAAATAATTGATATAGGATCTGCTCGTTTGGCTGCGAATCCTAAAAATTATGATGTGATTGTAACCTCTAATTTATATGGTGATATTATTTCTGATATCGCTGCAGAAATTGCAGGTTCTGTGGGGATGGCAGGTTCTGCAAACATCGGAACAAATGTAGCCATGTTTGAAGCAATTCATGGTTCTGCACCGGATATTGCCGGTAAAAAAATAGCAAATCCTTCAGGATTGTTAAATGCGGCAGTGATGATGTTGTCTCATGTGGGGAAAACTAAAATTGCAGACACCATCAAAAATGCTTGGTTAACTACTTTAGAGAAAGGGTATCATACAGCAGATGTATTTCAAGAAGCAATTTCAAAAGAATTGGTTTCTACAAGTGAATTTGCGGCTAAGGTTATCGAAAATTTAGGAAACCAACCAACAACTTTGCCAATCAGTAATTTAGCAGCAGGAAATGGTGAAATTGTAATACCAACTTATAAAAGAAAAAATCAAAAGCAAGTTTTAGTGGGTGTGGATATATTTATCAATTGGAAAGGAACTGATGCCAATATTATTGGTGATGCTTTATGTAATATTGAGGCTTTTAATTTGAAGTTAAAAATGATTACCAATAGAGGTGTAAAAGTATATCCAGAAGGCATGAAAGAAACCTATTGTACAGATCATTGGAGATGCAGGTTTGTAGATATTAATGCTAAAATTGATGGAGAAAAAGTGTATAATCAAGTAGATTTCGAAAAAATAATTGCCTTACAATCTTCGTTACATAATGAAGGTTTCCAGATTATAAAAACCGAAAATTTATATGAGTTTGACGGAAAAAGAGGCTTCTCTTTAGGGCAAGGTGAGTAA
- a CDS encoding response regulator transcription factor: MKKISNFYYLLLLYLISSSGCYGQYSISGDLGADYKNKKIYLSLLQYDNLTTMRKDQVLFSSETDSAGYFKFNGKLLSEEDKIYRIHTNLSENSLGFDFAYTPEVKNFENFIFSNTDTIVFKKSGGVWFLNTKNTNPIDKEWKVYKKVERELTNQLVTIKNTEVRKQSVEKTLKELKQYSIENKVHPLPTLLVINGFTESVLKKDYEANANFYINLYERLLRVYGKNSYTLNYENQLSRFAITPTKENLVYHRRLNYFSFFIILILLGSTIYLMLRIKKLKKTTASLASINLTQQEQKVAELILEEMSNKEIATKLFISLSTVKTHVRNLYSKFEVNNRADFAEKMKNQPGY; the protein is encoded by the coding sequence ATGAAGAAAATTTCTAACTTTTATTATCTTTTACTACTTTATTTGATAAGTAGTAGTGGTTGTTATGGACAATATTCTATATCCGGTGATCTGGGTGCTGACTATAAAAACAAGAAAATATATTTAAGTTTATTACAATATGATAACTTAACTACAATGCGCAAGGATCAAGTATTGTTTTCATCAGAAACAGACAGTGCAGGATATTTTAAATTTAACGGAAAATTGCTTTCTGAAGAAGATAAAATCTATAGAATTCATACAAACCTAAGCGAAAATAGTCTTGGCTTTGATTTTGCTTATACTCCTGAAGTTAAAAATTTTGAAAATTTTATTTTTTCTAACACAGACACAATAGTCTTTAAAAAATCTGGAGGAGTTTGGTTTTTAAATACCAAAAACACCAACCCAATTGATAAGGAATGGAAAGTTTATAAAAAAGTTGAAAGAGAATTAACCAATCAACTTGTTACCATTAAAAACACAGAGGTTAGAAAGCAGTCTGTTGAAAAGACATTAAAGGAATTGAAACAATATTCTATAGAAAATAAAGTTCACCCTTTACCAACCCTCTTAGTAATAAACGGCTTTACAGAAAGTGTTTTAAAAAAGGATTATGAAGCAAATGCTAACTTCTACATTAATTTATATGAAAGGTTGTTAAGAGTATATGGCAAAAACTCTTATACACTGAATTATGAAAATCAATTATCTAGATTTGCTATCACACCTACTAAAGAAAATTTAGTGTACCATAGAAGGCTTAATTATTTTTCTTTTTTTATTATTCTTATTCTATTAGGAAGTACTATTTATTTAATGCTTAGAATAAAAAAACTAAAAAAAACAACAGCTTCCTTAGCGTCTATAAATTTAACTCAGCAAGAACAAAAAGTTGCAGAATTAATACTAGAAGAAATGTCTAATAAAGAAATTGCTACAAAACTTTTCATTTCGTTAAGTACAGTTAAGACTCATGTTAGAAATCTTTACTCAAAGTTTGAAGTCAATAATAGAGCGGATTTTGCAGAGAAAATGAAAAATCAACCCGGGTACTAG